Within the Emticicia oligotrophica DSM 17448 genome, the region TTATTGCTCAATATAGACTTAGCTTAGAGAATTATCGTGAATTTTGTTGAATTTATAAATACACTTAGTAAACGATTAGCCGAGAATAAGCTTCCCGGGCATGAGGAGATAATGAAAAGAATGTCTCCTTATCGTCTGCGAGTAAAAGTCGAGCCAAACGGAAGTACACGTAGAAGTGCGGTATTAATGATGTTTTACCCAAAGGGTGAAGAGATATTTCTTCCTTTAATTTTACGTCCCCAGTACGATGGTGTTCATGGTGGCCAAATGGCTTTTCCGGGAGGTAGAGTGGAGGCGAATGATAGAGATATTCAAGCAACTGCTCTACGTGAAGCTCAAGAAGAAATTGGAATTAAGGCTACGGATGTAAAAGTTGTTAGGAATCTGACAGAATTATTCATTCCCCCTTCAAATATGTTTTGCCAGCCCGTGGTTGGTTATATGCCTTATCGCCCAGACTTTTATCCTGATGAAAGAGAAGTGGCTGATATTTTTGAAGTTTCAATTTCTGAATTACTCGACCCTTCAATTGTTCAGATTAGAACAGTCGAAACTCGTGGAAATACACTTGAAACGCCTTGTTTTGTTATTCAAGACCAAATTGTTTGGGGAGCCACCGCTTTAATGATTGCTGAGTTAATCGAAATTCTGAAAGACTAAAATACTTCATTGATATTGAATACAAAACCCTTCGAACCTCCAATACCAATACCATAGTCAAAGGCAATTGTCGTGTTGCTGATTTTGTTCCATTTTACTCTAATTCCACCACCTCCACCCGGAATGATTTTACTCATACCCCCGTCAGGATAATTTTGAACACTTTGTGTATTTCCAAAAACAACTCCTCTCAAAAGCCCATTTTTTGTAATAGAAAAACGGTACTCTGTTTCAAAATATAGCAGAGTTTTTCCTCTAAATCTTCCAATTGGATAACCACGTCCTGTATTATAATAAGCATCCCAACCGATACTTGGTAAATCGAAGTAAGGGGCATCTCCACCAAACGAAATCCAATCGTAACTCCAAAGTGCTAAAATATTCTCAGAGTTTTGTGGAAAACGAATGTATTTTCGAAAATCAAGGATAACAGATTGCCAGTTTTGGTTACTACCCAAAAGCGTACTATTGTAGCGATATTGGAAATTGGCATAATTACCATTGGTAGAATTTGTACTATTATCTCTGCTATCATGCTGTAAGTTAAATGATAAGCCAGAAGAAGTTGATTTTGGGCCAAAACCGTATGTTTTCAAATCAGTTCTAAGACCTTCGTTTTCATTAGTTTCTTTGATTTTCCAGTGGAAATCGAGGTGATACCCTATACCAATATCAAACTTTGGAGATATTTTCTTCAATGCAACCTGATATATTCTAAAATGCTTATAATCAACCATGTTGGCATCGTCGAGAGTGGTATTCCCTCCTAAACCAAAAGTTGTAGATGGGAATTTATAAAACCTAATATCACCAAGTAGATTCAACTTATTCCCCTTAGTCCAGATATTGGTATTCAAAATTGAAATTAGCTGTTTGTATTGAGAGTAATTAGTGAATGTCCGAATACTCGATGGTTTAGTTTCTGCTTTTGGGCTAACTCTGAAAATGTTAACAGTGTTAGCTCCACCCATAAATCCTGTTACGATTGAGTAATTGAAAGAAGGGAGAATAGCAAACGTACTCTTAGATTTGACTTTACTTTGTGCAGGAGTTGGTAACGCATTTTCTTTTGCAAATACAGCTTTAATTATATCTTTTGCATCAACTTGCTTGATTAAATTGTTTGTAGAGTCAACTTTGGCTTCACCTATTGAGTCATTTTGAGCAAAACACAAATGTTGGTTTGCAGAAAAAAATAGGAATAAAAATAATATTGGGTGAAAATATCTCATTTTAACGAAGAAACGCAACTATTTGATTAAACATCAATGATGCGTGAGGTTCGTGCTCAATTTCATGGCATTAAACGCTCGATAAGTGTATTAGTAATATCTTTACGCAAAAACATACAAATAATTGTGTATTAATCCATTTTTAATTTTCTGTAAATTAAAATTTTGATTTAGTGTATAATTGACAATTATTCAATCTTTTTTTCTTTATCTTTGTTTAATTAAAAACTATTTAGTTAAAACAGTTAAAAATAGTTTTTCGTTGCAACAAACTACGATAATTAATTTTAACCCTCAACCTACATCATTTCAAATGAAAAAAGTAATCATGCTCTTTGCACTTCTCTTGGGTGTAATAGGAGTGCAGGCTCAGAAACGAGTTTTAGTCTTTTCCCTAACAAGAGGTTTTCACCACAATTCAATCAAAGAAGGTAATCAGTTTTTTCTTGAATTAGGTAAAAAACAAGGTATTATTATTGACACAACTACTGACGCTCGAAAGTTTAATGAAGAAAATCTGAAAAAGTACAGTGCAGTTGTATGGTTAAGTACAACTGGTGATGTCTTGAATCCTGCTCAACAAGCTGATTTTGAGCGATATATTCAAGCAGGCGGAGGTTATGTTGGAATCCATGCCGCCTCTGATACCGAATATAACTGGCCTTGGTACAATGAGTTAATGGGTGGGTATTTTGCGAGTCATCCGGGCGGTAGAGTATCAAATGTTCAGAATGGTAAAATGATTACACTTGATAAATCATTTCCTGCTTCTGCTCATTTTCCTGATACTTTTGAGCGTAAAGATGAGTTTTATGATTTTAAATCTTTGAAAAAAGATATTCTGAAATTTATAGTTAGAGTAGATGAAAGTAGTTATGAAATGGGTAAAATGGGAGATTTCCACCCAATGGCTTGGTACCACGAATATGATGGGGGAAAGGCTTTTTATTCTAACTATGGACACACACCTGAAACTTTTAGCGAACCGCTCATGATGGAGCATTTTTGGCAAGGTTTGAAATGGGTGTTAGCTGATAAACTTGATTACACAAAAGCTAAGTCACAAAGAGCTCCAGAAGAAAATCGTTTTGAAAGAACTACTTTGATTAATAACCTTGATGAACCTACCGAATTGGCCGTGATGCCAAATGGTAAAGTTATTTTTGTTGAACGTAAAGGAGCAATAAAAGTATGGAATCCAACGACAAAAAAGGTAAAAGTTGTTGGTCAAATGCCCGTTTATACAAAGTTTGAATATGGATTGATGGGAGTTGGAGTTGACCCAAATTTCTCACAAAATAATTGGGTTTATTTCTATTACACACCAAATGAAACACGTGAGGTTACAAAAGATAATTTTCTTTCAAGGTTTGAGTATGACAACCAAAAAGATACTGTTGTTTTCTCTTCGGAAAAAGTAGTATTAAGAGTTGAAGTTAAAAGAAATGAGTGTTGTCATACTGGTGGTTCTATTGACTGGGATGCAACTGGTAACTTATTCTTATCAACTGGTGATGATACCAATCCGTTTGCTTCTGATGGTTATGCTCCAATAGATTTCCGTGATGGCCGCGATGGTTGGGATGCTCTTCGTTCTTCGGGAAATACAAATGATTTACGTGGTAAAGTTTTAAGAATTACGCCTCAGAATGATGGAAGCTACAAAATTCCGGCTGGTAATTTATTCCCAGTAGGTAAAGAAAAGACTCGTCCAGAAATTTATGCAATGGGAATGCGAAATCCATATCGTATTGCAGTAGATAAGCGTTCGGGCTATTTATATTGGGGTGATGTGGGCCCTGATGCTGGTAAAGGAAATGATAAACGTGGTCCTGAAGGTATCGTAGAATTTAATCAAGCTCGTAAACCAGGTTTCTATGGTTGGCCAATTTTTACAGGCCCTAACTTTGCATATAATCACTATAATTTTGAAACAAAAGAATCTGGTGAGAAATATGACCCAGCAAAGCCAATTAATGATTCTCCACATAATACTGGATTAAAAGAGTTGCCAGAAGCACAAAAAGCGTGGATTTATTATGGATATGGAGATTCTAAATTATATCCTGAGTTTGGAAAAGGTGGCTGTAATCCAATGGCGGGTCCAGTGTATTACTCAGGCGATTATGACAATAATCCCAAAAAATTCCCAAGTTATTTTGATGGTAAATTCTTTGCTTATGAGTGGATGCGTGATTGGATTTATTTAGTAAGCATGGATAAGGATGGTAATTATACTGGAATGGAGCGTTTTATGCCTAATACAAAGTTCTACCACCCTATGGATATGGCTTTCTCTAAAGATGGACGTTTATTTGTATTAGATTATGGTATGAATTGGTTTGCTCAAAACGAAGAAGCTACGCTTTCTGTAATTGAGTATAATGCGGGTAACCGTAAACCTTTGGTTTTTGCTAAAGCCGACAAAAAAGCTGGTGCGGCTCCGCTTACCGTAACATTTTCATCGGAAGGTACTTTAGATTACGACAAAGATGCTCTAAAATATTCTTGGAACTTTGGAAAAGGCTTACCTGTAAGCACACAAGCAAATCCTAAGTTTACTTTCACAAAACCAGGCGAATATGAGGTAGTATTGACGGTAACAGATGCTGTTGGCAACAAGGGAATGCAATCTGTTCGTGTTAAGGTAGGAAATGCTGAGCCGAAAGTAAATATTGCAGTGAAAAGTAATAAGACATTCTTCTTTGATGAACAAAAGATTGATTACGAAGTAAATGTGTCGGATAAAGAAGA harbors:
- a CDS encoding ThuA domain-containing protein — encoded protein: MKKVIMLFALLLGVIGVQAQKRVLVFSLTRGFHHNSIKEGNQFFLELGKKQGIIIDTTTDARKFNEENLKKYSAVVWLSTTGDVLNPAQQADFERYIQAGGGYVGIHAASDTEYNWPWYNELMGGYFASHPGGRVSNVQNGKMITLDKSFPASAHFPDTFERKDEFYDFKSLKKDILKFIVRVDESSYEMGKMGDFHPMAWYHEYDGGKAFYSNYGHTPETFSEPLMMEHFWQGLKWVLADKLDYTKAKSQRAPEENRFERTTLINNLDEPTELAVMPNGKVIFVERKGAIKVWNPTTKKVKVVGQMPVYTKFEYGLMGVGVDPNFSQNNWVYFYYTPNETREVTKDNFLSRFEYDNQKDTVVFSSEKVVLRVEVKRNECCHTGGSIDWDATGNLFLSTGDDTNPFASDGYAPIDFRDGRDGWDALRSSGNTNDLRGKVLRITPQNDGSYKIPAGNLFPVGKEKTRPEIYAMGMRNPYRIAVDKRSGYLYWGDVGPDAGKGNDKRGPEGIVEFNQARKPGFYGWPIFTGPNFAYNHYNFETKESGEKYDPAKPINDSPHNTGLKELPEAQKAWIYYGYGDSKLYPEFGKGGCNPMAGPVYYSGDYDNNPKKFPSYFDGKFFAYEWMRDWIYLVSMDKDGNYTGMERFMPNTKFYHPMDMAFSKDGRLFVLDYGMNWFAQNEEATLSVIEYNAGNRKPLVFAKADKKAGAAPLTVTFSSEGTLDYDKDALKYSWNFGKGLPVSTQANPKFTFTKPGEYEVVLTVTDAVGNKGMQSVRVKVGNAEPKVNIAVKSNKTFFFDEQKIDYEVNVSDKEDGSIDKGIDASDVVVNINYLEGYDKTMIEQGHKENMNFAAGKRLIDLSDCKACHSVEKKSIGPAYIDVAKKYRRGQTIINQLAEKVIKGGGGVWGEQAMAAHPQISLSDARDMVDYILSLNDTKKASQPVKGMYETAAHKGKKEGAYIIQATYTDKGGKAVGPLTTSESVALRSSKVRAIAFDEAKAISKFNVEALGGEIAIANEDGSYFAFKNIDLTGVKTLSIGAVSQKGQSVGGKLEVRVGSPTGTLLAEKEVSESNMAPLKISLNTSGQQNLYFVFKNPKSEGKPLFGVSTIDFQNK
- a CDS encoding NUDIX hydrolase; amino-acid sequence: MNFVEFINTLSKRLAENKLPGHEEIMKRMSPYRLRVKVEPNGSTRRSAVLMMFYPKGEEIFLPLILRPQYDGVHGGQMAFPGGRVEANDRDIQATALREAQEEIGIKATDVKVVRNLTELFIPPSNMFCQPVVGYMPYRPDFYPDEREVADIFEVSISELLDPSIVQIRTVETRGNTLETPCFVIQDQIVWGATALMIAELIEILKD
- a CDS encoding BamA/TamA family outer membrane protein is translated as MRYFHPILFLFLFFSANQHLCFAQNDSIGEAKVDSTNNLIKQVDAKDIIKAVFAKENALPTPAQSKVKSKSTFAILPSFNYSIVTGFMGGANTVNIFRVSPKAETKPSSIRTFTNYSQYKQLISILNTNIWTKGNKLNLLGDIRFYKFPSTTFGLGGNTTLDDANMVDYKHFRIYQVALKKISPKFDIGIGYHLDFHWKIKETNENEGLRTDLKTYGFGPKSTSSGLSFNLQHDSRDNSTNSTNGNYANFQYRYNSTLLGSNQNWQSVILDFRKYIRFPQNSENILALWSYDWISFGGDAPYFDLPSIGWDAYYNTGRGYPIGRFRGKTLLYFETEYRFSITKNGLLRGVVFGNTQSVQNYPDGGMSKIIPGGGGGIRVKWNKISNTTIAFDYGIGIGGSKGFVFNINEVF